A stretch of DNA from Rhinoraja longicauda isolate Sanriku21f chromosome 9, sRhiLon1.1, whole genome shotgun sequence:
atctagcgtgtccaatcccttaataattttatatgtttctataagatcccctctcatccttccaaattccagcgcatgcaagcccagtcgttccattctttcgtcatacgacagtcccgccatcccaagaattaacctagtgaacctacgctgcactccctcaatagcaagtacgtcctttctcaaattaggagaccaaaattgcacacaatgctccaggtgaggtctcaccagtacaactgcagaaccctgtacaactgcagaaggacctctttgctcctatactcaaatcctctcactatgaaggccaacatgccatttgctttcttcactgcctgcttatacttgcatgcttactttcagtgactaatgtgcaaggacacccaggtctcgttgcacctccccttatcctaatcttacaccattcagataataatctgccttctttttcttgccaccaaagtggataacctcacatttatccacattatactgcatctgccatgcatttgcccatccttaccctgcatcctcatggcatcctcttcacacttcacactgccacccagctttgtgtcatctgaaaatttgctaatgttacttttatttAATTCATCTAAATCATAAATATATATTGTgcatagctgtggtcccagcaccgagccttgcggcatcccactagtcactacctgccattctgaacgggaaccgttaattcctactctgtttcttgtctgccaaccaattttctatccatgtcaatactctaccctcaataccatgtgctctaattttgcccactaatctcctggtgGGAcattattaaaggctttctgaatgtccagatacaccacagccactggctctcccttatccattttacttgttactcaaaaaattccagaagattagtcaagcatgatttccccttcgtaaatccatgctgacttggaccgatcctattactgctgtccaaatgcgccgctattacatctttaataattgacttcagcatcttccccaccaccaatgtcaggctaactggtctataattccctgctttctttctccctcatttctgaaaaagtgggataacattagctaccctccaatccacaggaactgatccagaatctagagaacattggaaaatgatcaccaatgcgtccaccctgggaaaaaattctgattgtctaccctatctaagcctcaCACTCCAATGAAAACGAAATCATTATTATGGTTTATATACCaagtattactgataatttattgtatttttaattTTGCATATTAATTTGTTGTGTTAGTATGCCTGTAAAAATGcacaaataagaatgtcattgttccgaacTTAATGCACGTGTTAATGAATACTCTTGACACTTAACTGTTGTTGATCCTTCATTGGCAATTAAGAAATGGACAATAAGTGTCAGCCTCGGCTGCagtccccacatcccaaagaattaataaatgaaaacaaaactgtCTTGAAGTTTCCTCACAGGAATCAATCGAGGATAGTTGGCAGAGTTTGCCTCATGTGTGCCTCCGACATAAAGGAGCAGCACATGCGCCAGCATTcttacctcagaattaaaggacgttcttttaggaagatgaggagaaatttattgaatcagagggtgctgaatctgtggaattctttgccacagaaggctgtgaaggtcaattcagtggatatttttaaggcagagatagatagattcttgattagcaccggTGTCACAggtaatgggaagaaggcaggagaatggggttaggagggagagatagatcagccatgattgaatggcggaggagacttgatgggccgaatggcctaattctacttctatcacataACCTTACCAATTATTGAGGTGCCTCTCGTACAATAGGGGGTGGctcagtggtgtagtggtagagatgctgccttgcagcacccgagacccgtgtttgatcgtgactatgggcgctgtctgtgtggagtctgcatgttctccctgtgaccacatgggtttcctctaggtgctccagttttcaagcacattccaaagacatgcagctttgtaggttaattggcttctgtaaattgtccctagtgtgtaggacagaactagtgtaaggatgatcgctggtcggtgtggactcgatggactgaagggcccatttccatgctgtgtctctaaaaaactACTTCCCATCAATGTGATCATTCCCTTCTTTTTTCTAAATTCTATTCATATAGCCtcgttagttttagttttagagacactgcatggaaactggcccttttatccaccgagtccacgctgactcatcgctcacccgtttacactagttctatgttatcccactttctcatccactgcagcagccaattCACCAAAGAACCTGcctgtctgggatgtgggaggaaaccgggacacccagagaaaacccacacagtcacagggagaacgtgcaaactccacatagacagcattccgaggtcaggatcgaatcagggactctggctctgtgaagctacagctgcaccactgaacTAGGCGAATCGCCAAGTGCACTCAGAAAATCTCAGAGGCAATGTTACTTAATAGTTCTATTTTATTCCATTAGACTACATACAACCATAACGGAAGACATCATGGAACAGAACAGCTTTTTAGGTTGTCCTAGTGCATTAACAGAATATTAACAACATGGATTGTAATTTGTGCAAATGTTACACATAAGACTCTTTAGAATGCTGAAAGTCTTTGTAGCCCACAAAGGTTTGAGTGGACCACATTTGATGCTTGCTTCTGCCTGCAGACTCTGACATAGCTCTCCCTCTGTAATATTGTGTATTTTCAGGTCTTGTGGGATGCAAAACATGCTCAGAACAATTGTGCAGAGCTTCAGACTGATTAAAAACTGTGGTTTGTTTATCACAGGAATCAAGATCGACCTGATGTTCATGTGAAGGATAGAGCAGCTCGTCTGTTAACGAACaaggtctgtctctctgtccggcGACTAACGTGTCACCAAATCTCATGCGTTCTTTCTGCTGCAACTGATTTTTCATGCTTCTCACCGTCATTTGCTTTGTTGAAGGAATAGATGGACAACTTTCTTCAATAGCTTGAGTATAAGAAGGGGGGCTGCGGCGTTTTTTACTGTCAACCCGTTGAAACACTTCATCGGCAGACATGAAGCGAGTCCTGAATCTGGCAGTGTCACTGTCTTCAACTTGGGCCTCAGGGACTGTCTGACAGGTCGGCAGCTTCTCTCTCAGTGCGTTATCCTTGAAAGATTCTTGGTTTGTATTAAGTGTCCTCGATGGGCCGCAGCTGTAAGTCTTTGTTAGAGGTTTCTTAGCTTTTTCTTTAGTGCTTTTAACATAACCATTCGAGTCTGGCATAGCattagtttgaagtttagttgaaTGGTCTGGAAAGACATAATTCTCCTGACAACAAGTAGGGGAAACAAGCGGGGAACTAATAAAAACAGAGTTCTCTGACATGTTTGAACATGAGCTAGCCAGAGAAGAAACTGAAGAAGCCTTTGAAGAGGGGGCTGTAGAAAGCTCGGAGTGTGAACTGACATTAAAGTTGCCCGACCTCCTGGTGTTAATGACATGTCTTGTAAAGCTTTCCTCAGATACCTGTTTGTTCATTTGATGCTGATTGAGATCCACGACAAACGGTACTGAACAATCATCATGGCTTCTTGCAACTAATTCCTGCCGGTTGATCTTTCTCGAGTTGAAAGCAACAGCTAATGTCGGTTCAGAGCTGCGCCTGTTTACCCTCATGTTTTGCTGTCCAGTTGCAAGTCCGGATGGATGGGCTGTTACGTTAGGTCTAAAAGTTGCTCTGCCATCAATTGATTCATTGCTGCAAGAAGCTGTGACCCAAGCGGTTACGTCTGTTTGACAGTTCTGCCTTCTCGCCATCCTCAGCATTTCCTGGCTTATCGACAGTTGGTCAGAGCTAGAGTTTGTTCTTTGCCATTTTTCATTTTCTACCTCTTTCCAGTCATCCTGATCAGTGCTGTCATAGGCAGAGTCGTTTTGGTGAGATGGGGACATGTCTGTAAAGAAAGTGCCAATCATGTCAGACACGGATCACACATTGGACTCACCCGTCACCTCAAAACCCACATAACTGGAGTAGAGACAACACATCCTTGATAAGGAAGGTGTCGGAATAATTTACGTGAGACGCAAGTGACAGTTAACTTCTTTATTATTCGCAATAGCTGTCAGACAAGGAGTACAGTCAAGCAAGAGACTGTTCTGCAGACTCAGAACGTGCAGCATTTTTATCACTTTTGATAGCATAAATGTAAGGTCAGTGACGTACACTTGTTTGCAGGGTTAACTATTCAGAGTCAGAATCTACAGCACTGAAACCACGTCCACACTGTCCACTTTTGCCCATCTTTATTAATCCCATCACCCGATCATtaaatctgctttcaccacctccACTGGTAAATTCCAGATATCAGCCCCTCCGTGTAAAATAACTTTCCCCTCAAATCCTCTGAACTTCTTGCTTTTGCCTTAAACCTCGTTGTTTGTACAGAAGATTGACTATCTACCCCATTATCTCTcggctttgtccagcccctcctctcttccagttccgCCCccaacaatgtctgaagaagggtccagactcaaaatatcacctatccatgttctcgctgagatgctgcctgacacactgagttaatccagaactttgtgccttCTATCTCTCTTGAATGTTATCTTCCTATATCTGACCGTGAGTCATATGGCCATGAAAAAAAATCGATCTTCAGGCCTTGAGCATACAGTCTAGGTTGACAATTGAGTGGGACTAATGAATCCATGTTACAACGTGAGTAAGGAGTGAGATATTGAACCAGTGTGTCTGGAAATTTAAACAGTATATACGCATTGATCAAAGAATAATTAGAGCATTTCTTTGAAAGAGGagtccttgcaagaggcaggataTGAGGAGGTGTGGTCCAAAGAATTTGTCAACCTTTTTGCATTAGGACGCAAAATCATTGTTCTCTCTGTAAAGTCTGGCTGTGAAGTTTTCCCAATACACGTTAGTCGCTACCCTTGATGTAACTTGCAAACTACATTGTAATGTCTTTaagtatataaatgcaagttaattTTAAATGTGATGCATGCGCATGTTCTACTTACTCGGGTTGTCAGTGTTTTCTGATAGCCCTTGTGCTGGTTCACCCAGGAGTGTGGTTGTCTCATTACCAAATATCGGGCAACAGTTCTCGATCAGAAATTGCGTCAGAGCCACAACCTGTAGTGAAAATGGGTTTGATCACTGTATGATAGTTGCGTCAGAATCAATATTCAGAATAAATGTTGCAAACTCTCAAATTGTATTTTTTCTGCTCATAAGATCATATgttccaggaacagaattaggccatttggcccatcacatctactccgccattcaatcgtggcggatctatctttccctctcaaccccattctcctgcactttctctccataacctctgacacccttactaatcaagaatctgtcaatctctgcctttaaaatatccattgacggcctccacagccgtctgtggcaatgaattccacagattcatcaccctctgactaaagaa
This window harbors:
- the tagapb gene encoding T cell activation RhoGTPase activating protein b, giving the protein MKVLSNSALAKTLTVSNMEPPGEVIKTLLTEPAELGDTENLQLVLSNSKNLASSLIDARLKHCKKNKPKGSWPFRKNSARSESHSSRNDGLFDRPLKDICDHKDVLSKPILDILTVLLQKGPSSVGIFRKSANIKTCKELIEKLNTGKEVCLEEEPINQLAAVFKNFLRRIPNSVLVTELYDSWMLAMEKEPSEERIAEIKQLLAKLPNHNCLLLRYMFCLLYCINKHSEVNRMDAYNLAVCIGPNMLWPNKPPLDALQKEVTAKVVALTQFLIENCCPIFGNETTTLLGEPAQGLSENTDNPNMSPSHQNDSAYDSTDQDDWKEVENEKWQRTNSSSDQLSISQEMLRMARRQNCQTDVTAWVTASCSNESIDGRATFRPNVTAHPSGLATGQQNMRVNRRSSEPTLAVAFNSRKINRQELVARSHDDCSVPFVVDLNQHQMNKQVSEESFTRHVINTRRSGNFNVSSHSELSTAPSSKASSVSSLASSCSNMSENSVFISSPLVSPTCCQENYVFPDHSTKLQTNAMPDSNGYVKSTKEKAKKPLTKTYSCGPSRTLNTNQESFKDNALREKLPTCQTVPEAQVEDSDTARFRTRFMSADEVFQRVDSKKRRSPPSYTQAIEESCPSIPSTKQMTVRSMKNQLQQKERMRFGDTLVAGQRDRPCSLTDELLYPSHEHQVDLDSCDKQTTVFNQSEALHNCSEHVLHPTRPENTQYYRGRAMSESAGRSKHQMWSTQTFVGYKDFQHSKESYV